One stretch of Rhodoferax lithotrophicus DNA includes these proteins:
- a CDS encoding PHA/PHB synthase family protein: MRNHTTPLTNLPGTQMAEVFQQNMDPYGMMTSVLNAQAAWLMHPQELSRAANDFFVDTMEFQSHLMRRSLGLSDESMIKPHVDDVRFADPDWEKSPAWDVVKECYLAFTHRTEDLLFATPGLSEMQRRRAAFWARQWLNGMAPTNFFFSNPVAMRRYVETHGDSLKLGLQHLMRDAKAKNIRMVEADAFKVGTDLATTPGQVVLRNRLVEVIHYTPTTAQVHQMPIVIITPWINKYYVLDLTAEKSMVKFLTDQGYSVFITSWKNPTADMADVSFDDYLLQGVDQAVQTARQLCKVPQVHLTGYCIGGTLVSTYMAWASRHFDAKDHPVAHWTLLATLTNFSKPGDIDVFIDEGAITALEKKMAQTGFLDGNDMATSFRLLRSNSLVWHYFEHSYLLGESLPAFDVLFWNMDTTRMPAAMHSFYLRQMYLHNNLVKPDALSIGGELIDLTRITQPLYAVSCKDDHIVPWQQSYRIRQHVNVKTPVRFVLSTSGHIFGIVNPVVNPPKRSFWVAEPESNESSEHWLAHAPKAAGSWWPDWLAWLAPQCGPMVDAPKVKAKSYPDLGPAPGTYVFEM, translated from the coding sequence ATGCGCAACCACACCACCCCTCTGACCAACCTGCCCGGCACCCAAATGGCCGAGGTCTTTCAGCAAAACATGGACCCCTACGGCATGATGACTTCGGTGCTCAACGCCCAGGCCGCCTGGTTGATGCACCCACAAGAGTTATCGCGGGCTGCGAATGACTTTTTTGTCGACACCATGGAGTTTCAAAGCCACCTGATGCGCCGCAGCCTGGGCTTGTCAGATGAAAGCATGATCAAACCCCATGTGGATGACGTGCGTTTTGCCGACCCCGACTGGGAAAAGAGCCCGGCATGGGATGTGGTCAAGGAGTGTTATCTGGCATTCACCCACCGCACCGAAGACCTGCTTTTTGCCACCCCGGGACTCTCCGAGATGCAGCGTCGCCGGGCGGCTTTCTGGGCACGGCAATGGCTCAACGGTATGGCACCCACCAACTTCTTCTTCAGCAACCCGGTCGCCATGCGCCGCTATGTGGAAACCCATGGCGACAGTCTGAAACTTGGGCTGCAACACCTGATGCGGGATGCCAAAGCGAAAAACATTCGTATGGTGGAGGCCGATGCCTTCAAGGTTGGCACCGATCTGGCCACCACACCGGGCCAGGTGGTGCTGCGTAACCGGCTGGTGGAAGTCATCCACTACACACCTACCACGGCGCAGGTGCACCAGATGCCCATCGTCATCATCACGCCGTGGATCAACAAGTATTACGTGCTGGATTTGACCGCAGAGAAAAGTATGGTCAAGTTCCTCACCGATCAAGGCTACAGCGTCTTTATCACCAGCTGGAAAAACCCGACCGCCGACATGGCAGATGTCAGTTTTGACGACTATCTGCTGCAAGGCGTGGATCAGGCGGTGCAGACCGCACGTCAGCTTTGCAAGGTACCGCAAGTACACCTGACGGGCTACTGCATCGGCGGCACACTGGTATCCACCTACATGGCCTGGGCCAGCCGCCACTTTGATGCCAAAGACCATCCGGTGGCGCACTGGACCCTGCTGGCTACGCTGACCAATTTCTCCAAGCCGGGCGATATTGATGTGTTCATTGACGAGGGAGCGATCACGGCACTGGAGAAAAAGATGGCCCAAACCGGCTTTCTGGACGGCAATGACATGGCCACCAGTTTCCGCCTGCTGCGCTCCAACAGCCTGGTGTGGCACTACTTTGAACACAGCTACTTGCTGGGCGAGTCGCTGCCAGCGTTTGACGTGCTGTTCTGGAACATGGACACCACGCGTATGCCTGCGGCCATGCACTCGTTTTACCTGCGCCAGATGTACCTGCACAACAATCTGGTCAAGCCGGATGCGCTGAGCATCGGCGGCGAGTTGATCGACCTGACCCGTATCACCCAACCGCTGTATGCGGTCAGTTGCAAAGACGATCACATCGTGCCGTGGCAGCAGTCCTACCGCATTCGCCAGCACGTCAATGTCAAAACGCCAGTGCGGTTTGTGTTGTCGACTTCAGGCCACATCTTTGGCATCGTCAACCCGGTGGTGAACCCGCCCAAACGCAGTTTCTGGGTGGCCGAGCCCGAAAGCAATGAGTCCAGCGAACATTGGTTGGCCCATGCTCCCAAAGCTGCGGGCAGCTGGTGGCCGGACTGGCTGGCCTGGCTGGCCCCGCAATGCGGGCCGATGGTAGATGCCCCCAAAGTCAAAGCCAAGAGCTACCCTGATCTCGGCCCGGCACCAGGCACCTACGTCTTTGAAATGTAG
- a CDS encoding ABC transporter permease — MKPQLTKTLLFVLACLMGAVLLMMQPAALGQLPEGTVPAGMFWLATAILGALAMQSVRWMAALDGGRLVGMATAALFGVWIVYFWQLLVVAFDVPRVLLPPPSLIVQAIGEHGGILWDDFVQTVLKAVLIGWAMGSGLGFLVAVAIDRQPFLQRGLLPLASLTSTIPLVAVAPIAVMWFGFEWPSKAAVVVLMTFFPMLVSTLAGLKASGKLERELMYSYAASYSRTLLALRLPAALPFIFGALKVNATLALIGAIVAEFFGSPTSGLGFRISTEASRMNMPLVWSAIVVAAITGSVAYAVLVQFERRAAFWHPSVRGA; from the coding sequence ATGAAACCACAACTGACCAAAACCTTGTTGTTTGTGCTGGCCTGCCTGATGGGTGCTGTTTTGTTGATGATGCAGCCCGCAGCGCTGGGGCAGTTGCCAGAGGGCACCGTGCCCGCAGGTATGTTCTGGTTGGCCACGGCCATTCTTGGCGCTCTGGCCATGCAGTCGGTGCGTTGGATGGCCGCTCTGGATGGCGGCCGCCTTGTGGGTATGGCTACCGCTGCCTTGTTTGGGGTGTGGATTGTCTACTTCTGGCAACTGCTGGTGGTGGCTTTTGACGTGCCCCGGGTCTTGTTGCCACCCCCCAGCCTGATCGTGCAAGCTATTGGCGAGCACGGCGGTATTTTGTGGGACGATTTTGTGCAAACCGTGCTGAAGGCCGTGCTGATCGGGTGGGCCATGGGCTCAGGATTGGGGTTTCTGGTGGCGGTGGCGATTGACCGCCAACCTTTTTTGCAGCGCGGCTTGTTGCCGCTGGCATCCCTGACCAGCACCATTCCGCTGGTGGCGGTGGCACCGATTGCCGTGATGTGGTTCGGCTTTGAGTGGCCCTCTAAAGCCGCCGTGGTGGTGCTGATGACGTTTTTTCCGATGCTGGTGTCCACCCTGGCCGGGCTGAAAGCCTCTGGCAAGCTCGAACGTGAGCTGATGTACAGCTACGCCGCCAGTTACAGTCGTACGTTGCTGGCGCTGCGTTTGCCGGCAGCCTTGCCTTTTATCTTTGGCGCGCTCAAGGTGAATGCCACGCTGGCGCTGATCGGGGCCATCGTGGCTGAATTTTTTGGCTCCCCCACCTCGGGCCTGGGTTTTCGGATTTCCACCGAGGCCTCACGCATGAACATGCCGCTGGTGTGGAGCGCTATCGTGGTGGCAGCGATCACCGGCTCAGTGGCCTACGCTGTGCTTGTACAGTTTGAGCGCCGCGCAGCGTTTTGGCACCCGTCGGTACGTGGTGCCTGA
- a CDS encoding ABC transporter substrate-binding protein, translated as MIRSSKFTNSLLAAVLAVCGVTASMGASAADKVTVQLKWLPQAQFAGYYVAQSKGYYKEAGLDVTIKPGGPDISPVQVIAGNGADVVVNWMPDALAAREAGVPLVNIAQVFNQSGLMLTCKKSSGVSSPKDFKGKTLGVWYGGNEYPFLNWMAKLGYKPGTDIKILKQGFNVDPLLQNQAACISTMIYNEYWQVVDAGVKESDLVTFFYEKEGVASLEDGLYVMEAKLKDPAFVARMGKFLKATFKGWNDAVKDPAGAAKIVVAADMSGSASEKVQQRQMENVAKLITNAGTAKIGYLEPAAFERTVKVLLAAGSSPVIKKDPGKAAYTHAVWDAAAK; from the coding sequence ATGATTCGTTCTTCCAAGTTCACCAACAGCTTGCTGGCTGCGGTGCTGGCCGTGTGTGGCGTGACAGCCAGCATGGGTGCCAGCGCGGCCGATAAGGTTACCGTTCAGCTCAAGTGGTTGCCGCAAGCGCAGTTTGCCGGTTACTACGTGGCGCAAAGCAAGGGCTACTACAAAGAAGCTGGTCTGGATGTGACCATCAAACCGGGTGGCCCCGACATCTCCCCGGTGCAGGTGATTGCTGGCAACGGTGCCGACGTGGTGGTGAACTGGATGCCCGATGCCCTGGCCGCCCGCGAAGCCGGTGTGCCGCTGGTCAATATCGCCCAGGTGTTCAACCAGTCCGGCCTGATGCTGACTTGCAAAAAGTCCAGTGGTGTGAGCAGTCCGAAAGACTTCAAAGGCAAGACCCTGGGTGTCTGGTACGGTGGCAACGAATACCCGTTCCTGAACTGGATGGCCAAGCTGGGCTACAAGCCGGGCACCGACATCAAGATCCTGAAACAGGGCTTTAATGTGGACCCGTTGTTGCAAAACCAGGCCGCGTGTATTTCAACCATGATCTACAACGAATACTGGCAAGTGGTGGATGCCGGTGTGAAGGAAAGTGACCTGGTCACCTTCTTCTATGAAAAAGAAGGCGTGGCCTCACTGGAAGACGGTTTGTATGTGATGGAAGCCAAGTTGAAAGACCCGGCCTTTGTGGCGCGTATGGGCAAGTTCCTCAAGGCCACCTTCAAGGGCTGGAATGACGCGGTGAAAGACCCTGCTGGCGCTGCCAAGATTGTGGTGGCCGCCGACATGTCGGGCAGCGCCTCTGAAAAAGTGCAACAACGCCAGATGGAAAACGTGGCCAAGCTGATCACCAATGCGGGCACCGCCAAGATCGGTTACCTGGAGCCAGCCGCCTTTGAGCGCACCGTCAAGGTTTTGCTGGCTGCAGGCAGTTCACCCGTGATCAAGAAGGATCCGGGCAAAGCGGCTTATACCCACGCGGTGTGGGACGCGGCGGCCAAGTAA
- a CDS encoding serine hydrolase domain-containing protein: MKLLSLVLCIATLAGCSSAPTRPASVARGDLAATQAYVTRLVQHDMAQDKVTGLSLALVDDQRIVWAQGFGFADVEQGMPASADTIYRVGSISKLFTATAAMQLAERGLLDIDKPVKIKSPETITPRQLMTHHSGLPRDRLKGFQTPQPQPFASLLDDLTGEPLAYPPGQVFSYSNVGISLLGTVLQTLSGTAFAQHMQQSVLTPLGMAHSAFETGVSNSPLMAKGYRGREAVPETPLRDVPAGGLNASVNDLSRFMAMVFADGRSGTQQVLKPETVAEMLRPQNSAVPLDFNFQTGLGWMLSTLGSSTLENAGPVAHHAGAIGMFRSQMYLLPKHKLGIVVLANSATATRVVDHIATETLALALEAKTGITQPAHVKPAWADAPLPAAMQSAHVGHYTTFVGPVHIRADGGDLRVNAVGHDFKLRPRSDGLLGLDYALLGLVSLDLGTLSEIGFSRRTVAGRDLLVARVGTQDMLVGQRMEPPASLGAWQQRLGDYDISNLGDDPKVAQRIRLIEEQGFLVLEITQVDEPDQAVRAVLKPLSDTQALLLGPLADSGETVRSVTVDGVEQLAYSGYLARKRAQH; the protein is encoded by the coding sequence ATGAAACTGCTCTCTCTTGTGCTTTGCATCGCAACCCTGGCCGGGTGTTCATCGGCTCCGACGCGCCCGGCCAGCGTCGCGCGTGGCGATCTGGCCGCAACTCAGGCCTATGTCACCCGCTTGGTGCAGCACGACATGGCGCAAGACAAAGTCACCGGCCTGAGCCTGGCCCTGGTGGATGACCAGCGCATCGTCTGGGCACAAGGCTTTGGTTTTGCCGATGTTGAACAAGGCATGCCTGCCAGTGCTGACACCATTTACCGGGTGGGCTCGATTTCCAAGCTGTTTACCGCGACCGCCGCCATGCAGTTGGCAGAACGTGGTTTGCTCGACATCGACAAACCGGTGAAGATCAAGTCGCCCGAGACGATCACACCGCGCCAGCTCATGACCCACCATTCTGGGCTGCCGCGAGACCGGCTCAAAGGCTTTCAAACGCCCCAGCCCCAGCCGTTTGCCTCGTTGCTGGACGACCTGACTGGCGAGCCCTTGGCCTACCCACCTGGTCAGGTGTTTTCCTATTCCAATGTCGGCATTTCCCTGCTGGGAACGGTGCTGCAGACCCTCAGCGGCACAGCGTTTGCCCAGCACATGCAGCAAAGCGTGCTGACACCGTTGGGCATGGCACACTCAGCGTTTGAAACCGGTGTCTCCAACTCCCCCTTGATGGCCAAGGGCTACCGGGGGCGTGAGGCTGTTCCTGAAACGCCTTTGCGCGATGTACCGGCAGGCGGGCTCAATGCCAGCGTCAACGATCTGAGCCGCTTCATGGCCATGGTGTTTGCCGATGGCCGGTCCGGCACGCAGCAGGTGTTGAAGCCCGAAACCGTGGCCGAGATGCTGCGGCCCCAAAACAGCGCCGTGCCGCTGGATTTCAACTTTCAGACCGGTCTGGGCTGGATGCTGAGCACCCTGGGCTCATCCACGCTGGAAAACGCCGGCCCGGTGGCTCACCATGCCGGTGCCATCGGCATGTTTCGCAGCCAGATGTACCTCTTGCCGAAACACAAACTCGGCATCGTGGTGCTGGCCAATTCCGCCACCGCCACCCGCGTGGTCGACCACATTGCCACCGAAACACTGGCGCTGGCGTTGGAGGCCAAAACCGGCATCACCCAGCCCGCCCACGTCAAACCCGCCTGGGCTGACGCGCCCTTGCCCGCCGCAATGCAAAGCGCCCATGTGGGGCACTACACCACCTTTGTCGGGCCGGTGCACATCCGCGCTGATGGCGGCGATTTGCGCGTCAACGCCGTGGGGCATGACTTCAAACTGCGCCCGCGCAGCGACGGTTTACTCGGGCTGGACTATGCCCTGCTGGGCCTGGTGTCGCTAGACCTGGGCACGTTAAGCGAAATCGGCTTTTCACGCCGCACGGTGGCTGGCCGCGACCTGTTGGTGGCCCGCGTGGGCACACAAGACATGCTGGTCGGCCAGCGCATGGAGCCCCCCGCCAGCCTGGGTGCCTGGCAACAGCGCCTGGGGGATTACGACATCAGCAACCTGGGGGATGACCCCAAGGTGGCGCAACGCATTCGTTTGATCGAAGAACAAGGGTTTCTGGTGCTTGAAATCACCCAGGTGGACGAGCCCGATCAAGCCGTTCGTGCGGTGCTAAAACCGCTGTCAGACACCCAGGCGCTGCTGCTCGGGCCGCTGGCCGACAGTGGCGAAACGGTACGCAGCGTCACCGTGGACGGTGTGGAACAACTGGCTTACTCGGGTTATCTGGCCAGAAAGCGGGCCCAGCACTGA
- a CDS encoding TetR family transcriptional regulator C-terminal domain-containing protein produces MTPLSSSQISGAADEASKGQIRQANEAVILAAAERVFAGAGFGGATMAAIAEAASLPKANLHYYFGSKQELYRAVLAQTLKDWLEPTLVITPQADPRTAIEAYIRAKMALSMQRPHASRVFANELLHGAPVVKALLHSDLRQLVLAKAEVIAQWVARGQMAPVDPVHLFFTIWAATQTYADFEVQVCAVLGQSELSVPEQTRATEHVVSLILRGCGLG; encoded by the coding sequence ATGACACCTCTTTCCAGCAGTCAAATCTCAGGTGCAGCAGATGAGGCCAGCAAGGGGCAGATTCGTCAGGCCAATGAGGCTGTGATTCTGGCCGCTGCCGAGCGGGTGTTTGCTGGTGCCGGTTTTGGTGGTGCCACCATGGCCGCGATAGCCGAAGCTGCCAGCCTGCCCAAGGCCAACCTGCATTACTACTTTGGCTCCAAGCAGGAGCTGTACCGTGCGGTACTGGCTCAGACCCTGAAAGACTGGCTGGAGCCCACGCTGGTGATCACCCCACAAGCAGACCCCAGAACCGCCATTGAGGCGTATATCCGTGCCAAGATGGCGTTGTCCATGCAGCGCCCGCATGCTTCGCGGGTATTTGCCAACGAACTGTTACACGGTGCGCCGGTGGTGAAAGCCTTGTTGCATAGCGACTTGCGTCAGCTGGTGCTGGCCAAGGCCGAGGTCATTGCCCAATGGGTAGCACGCGGCCAAATGGCCCCGGTAGACCCGGTACACCTGTTTTTCACCATCTGGGCGGCCACCCAGACTTACGCTGATTTTGAGGTACAGGTGTGTGCGGTGTTGGGTCAGTCCGAGCTGTCAGTGCCAGAGCAAACCCGCGCCACCGAACATGTGGTGTCGCTGATTTTGCGGGGCTGCGGGTTGGGGTGA
- a CDS encoding class I SAM-dependent methyltransferase, with protein MPNFPNCTDRQKALEQYRLRAALYDSELVAFEPIRRRAIERLKLAPGAIVLDVGCGTGLSFAPLLQAVGWRGHIIGIEQCPEMLNLACARVAQQGWPNVTLLNTPVEISHTPTQADAALFHFTHDILRNPDAVDNVVQGLKPGAHVVAAGLQWSHPWAWVTNWCVMMSAMYSVTSMEGLDQPWSHLAKHLEALEISTESMGGIYIASGVVAR; from the coding sequence ATGCCCAATTTTCCGAATTGCACCGATCGCCAAAAGGCGCTTGAACAGTACCGTTTGCGGGCTGCGCTGTATGACAGCGAGCTGGTTGCTTTCGAGCCAATTCGTCGACGCGCCATTGAGCGGCTCAAGCTCGCACCCGGAGCCATTGTGCTGGATGTAGGCTGTGGCACTGGCCTGAGTTTCGCGCCCTTGCTCCAGGCCGTTGGTTGGCGTGGGCACATCATTGGGATCGAACAATGCCCTGAAATGCTGAACCTGGCTTGTGCCCGGGTTGCCCAGCAAGGCTGGCCCAACGTGACCTTGCTGAACACCCCGGTCGAGATTTCTCACACCCCAACCCAAGCCGATGCGGCGCTGTTTCACTTTACCCACGACATCTTGCGTAACCCCGATGCTGTTGACAACGTGGTTCAAGGTCTCAAGCCGGGTGCCCATGTGGTGGCGGCAGGCCTGCAATGGTCCCACCCGTGGGCCTGGGTGACCAACTGGTGTGTGATGATGTCGGCGATGTACTCTGTGACCTCCATGGAAGGGCTGGATCAGCCCTGGAGCCACCTGGCGAAACACCTTGAGGCGCTGGAAATCAGCACCGAGTCCATGGGCGGCATCTACATTGCCAGCGGTGTGGTTGCCAGATAA
- a CDS encoding ABC transporter permease: MSRLLRDGLPVAVMLAATLLIWYIGAVWMNASGAIERVLPHDSPWNWQDLLAATLDMQRPVLPAPHQVALDFWSSLVDWPIDSPRNLLFHVAVTAESTLWGFVLGTLLGLVLAVLIVHSRTLDRALLPWIVASQTVPVLAIAPIVLVILGSLGFSGLAPKAVIAMYLCFFPVTVAMVQGLRSPQRIETEMMHTYAANWWQSLWLLRLPASLPFLFPALRVGIAAGLVGAMVAELPTGAVAGLGARLLTGSYYGNTVQIWSALVMSALLGLALTMAVAGVERLVLRRRGGQT, translated from the coding sequence GTGTCACGTCTTCTGCGCGACGGCTTGCCGGTGGCGGTGATGTTGGCGGCCACCTTGTTGATTTGGTACATCGGTGCCGTGTGGATGAATGCATCGGGGGCCATTGAGCGGGTTCTGCCCCACGACAGCCCCTGGAATTGGCAAGACTTGCTGGCAGCGACTCTGGACATGCAGCGACCAGTGTTGCCTGCGCCACATCAGGTGGCCCTTGATTTTTGGTCGAGCCTGGTGGATTGGCCGATTGACTCGCCGCGTAACCTGCTGTTTCATGTGGCGGTGACGGCTGAATCCACTTTGTGGGGCTTTGTATTGGGCACCTTGCTGGGTTTGGTGCTGGCGGTGCTGATTGTTCACTCACGCACGCTGGACCGTGCCCTGTTGCCCTGGATTGTGGCTTCGCAAACTGTACCCGTACTGGCCATTGCGCCTATCGTGCTGGTGATTCTGGGCAGCCTGGGCTTCTCGGGCCTGGCTCCCAAAGCGGTGATTGCGATGTACCTGTGTTTTTTCCCGGTGACGGTAGCCATGGTGCAGGGCTTGCGCTCACCCCAGCGGATTGAGACCGAAATGATGCACACCTACGCCGCCAACTGGTGGCAGTCTTTGTGGCTGTTGCGTTTGCCAGCTTCGTTGCCCTTTTTGTTTCCGGCGTTGCGGGTGGGTATTGCGGCCGGCTTGGTCGGTGCCATGGTGGCTGAATTACCAACGGGCGCCGTGGCGGGCCTGGGTGCGCGGTTGCTGACTGGTTCCTACTACGGCAACACGGTACAAATCTGGTCGGCTTTGGTGATGTCGGCTCTGCTCGGTCTGGCGCTGACCATGGCAGTGGCGGGTGTTGAGCGGCTGGTATTGCGCCGCCGTGGGGGGCAGACATGA